DNA sequence from the Pedobacter schmidteae genome:
GTTGTGCAGTTGCTCTTCCTACTCCGAAGATGTAGGTAAGCCCGATCTCACCTCTTTTGTTTCTTGGTAAATCTATACCTGATATCCTTGCCATATTTATATTTAGCGATTTTGATTTACGATCTTTCGATTTACGTGTTACACTGTCAAGTAACTACACTCAACAACATAGCTTACACTCGTAAACCTAAAATCTAAAATTTATTATCCTTGACGTTGCTTAAATTTAGGGTTCTTCTTGTTGATAACGAAAAGTTTACCTTTACGACGAATAACCTTACAATCCGCACTACGTTTTTTAATTGATGACCTAACTTTCATTTTTATTTATATCTATAAGTAATCCTGCCCTTTGATAAATCATAAGGCGACATCTCTAATTTAACTTTGTCTCCTGGCAAAATTTTGATGTAATGCATCCTCATTTTTCCAGAAATATGAGCAATTATCTCATGACCATTTTCCAGTTCAACCCGGAACATTGCATTTGATAATGCTTCTCTTATTACACCGTCTTGTTCAATTGAGGCTTGTTTAGCCATATAATATTGATTTTTACTTAATTAGCTACTATTAAACAGGGATGCAAAATTAAATAAAAAAAATTAATAATTTACTTTTTTTTATTTAAAACTTCTTCAATGTATGAAAAGGTTGACAAAACATCTGCATTCCCTCTCTTTACTGCCACAGTATGTTCAAAATGAGCTGATGGCTTGTTATCCTTGCTGGTAACAGTCCAACCATCAGACCAAAATTTAACACCGGCAGTTCCCGCATTGATCATTGGTTCAATAGCGATCACCATTCCTTCCTCAAGCTTCATCCCCGTCCCCCTTTTACCATAATTCGGCACCTCGGGCTTTTCATGCAGTTTCACCCCAACACCATGCCCTACCAATTCTCTCACCACTCCGAATCCATTCGATTCCGCATAAGCTTGAACAGCATAGCCCACATCACCTATTCTTGAACCAACAACAGCTTTTTCTATTGCAAGCTTCAGACATTCTTGTGTGACTTCTACCAGTTTCTTCTGTTCTGCGCTAATCTCTCCTATTGAAAAAGTATAAGCTGAATCACCGAAAAAATCATTTTTTATGACACCACAATCAACAGAAATCAAATCTCCTTCTTTAATCACATAATCACCAGGGAATCCATGAACAACCTGCTCATTAGGTGAAATACACAAGGAATAAGGAAACCCGTTGTAGTTTAAAAAAGCCGGGATAGCCCCATTATCTCTTATAAAAGTTTCAGCCAGATCATTCAACTGCTTTGTGGTTAACCCAGGTCCGATAACTTTAGCCACTTCTGCTAAAGTCTTCGACACTAACAGAGAGCTCTCCCTGATCAGTTCTATCTCTTCTGCTGACTTATAATAGATCTTAGACATTCTAGCTATTAAATCACAGCATTACTACCGCTCGCAGCAGGAATCCCCGTACGACCTGTAACTCTACCAGTCTTCATCAATCCATCATAATGACGCATCAACAAATAACTCTCAATTTGCTGTAATGTATCTAAAACAACACCAACTAAAATTAACAATGATGTACCGCCATAAAAGTGAGCGAACTCTGATTTAATTCCAAATTTCACTGCAATAGAAGGAAGAATTGCTATAATAGCTAAGAAAATTGCTCCTGGAAACGTGATTTTAGAAATCACATCATCAATAAACGATGAGGTTGACAATCCCGGCTTAATACCCGGAATAAATCCTCCATTCTTCTTCATATCATCAGACATCTGGGTTGGATTTACTGTTATCGCCGTATAGAAGAATGTAAATGCAATAATCAAAAATGCAAATGTCAAACTATAAGCCAATGAAGTATAATCACTGAATTGAATCAACCAGGTATTTTGTAACGAAGGGAAGAAACCTGTTAAGGTCGCTGGGATAAACATCAAAGCCTGGGCAAAAATGATCGGCATTACACCGGCAGCATTCACTTTTAAAGGAATATATTGTCTTACTCCTCCAAATTGTCTGTTACCAACAATGCGTTTTGCATATTGTACAGGAACTTTTCTTACCCCTTGAACAATCATGATGGTAAACATCACCACTGCAAATAAGGCTACAATTTCTAATACAAGCGCGATTGCTCCACCACCTTCGCCAACAACTCTTGAGCTTACTTCCTGATATAAAGCAATAGGTAAACGGGCTATGATACCAACCATAATGATCAGTGAAATACCGTTACCAATACCTTTATCTGTAATCTTCTCACCAAGCCACATTACAAATAATGTACCCGCTGATAAAACAAAAGTTGCCAATACAAAAAACAAAGTATGGTCTATGATAATAGCCTCAGCAGGAACCTGTGTTTTAACATAGCCAATGGCCTGAACAGCCGTTATAGCTACAGTTAAATAACGTGTAATCTGATTAAGTTTCTTTCTTCCGCTTTCACCCTCCTTCTGCATCTTTTGAAAAGAAGGAACGGCAATACCTAATAGCTGAACTACAATAGAGGCAGAAATATAAGGCATAACACCCAAGGCCAATATAGATACCCGCGAGAATGATCCCCCCGCAAACATATCCAACAGACCTAAAATGCCTGACTTTGTATTATCGCCTAAAAGTGTTGCGTCCACACCTGGTAAAACCGCGTGTGATACAAACCTATAAACTAAAAGAATCATGAGCGTATATAATATACGCTCTTTCAATTCTTGAATTTTCCAAATATTACTTAAAGTAGTAAACAGCTTCTTCATTAATTACAATTTTTCGATTGAGCCTCCAACAGCCTCAATAGCTTTTTGTGCGGTTGCAGAAAAAGCATGTGCTTTAACTTCTATCTTAGATTTAACTTCACCACGACCTAAAATTTTAACTAAGTCGTTTTTAGATGCTAAACCATGCTGTTGCAAGATAGCAAAATCTATGCTTGTTAAATTAAATTTCTCGGCCAGACCTTGTAATACGTCTAAGTTTACACCTACGTATTCAACACGGTTAATAGGTTTGAAACCTACTTTAGGCACACGGCGCTGTAATGGCATCTGACCACCTTCAAATCCGATCTTAGTCGAATGTCCAGAACGTGATCCTGCACCTTTATGTCCACGAGTGGAAGTACCGCCACGACCAGAACCGGTACCACGACCAATTCTCTTACTGTTTTTAGTTGAACCTGCTGCAGGTTTTAAATTACTTAAGTTCATTTCTTGAAACTTATTGTGTTGCCCTTCGCTTTCACTAATCAGGGACAACGGTTAAACAATATACAAAGGTTGCAAATGTAGTTATATTAACCACATTTACAACCTTTAAATAATTTATATGCTCTCTATTGCAATTAAGTGATTCACTTTTCTAACCATTCCGATGATGGCAGCAGTGGCTTCAACTTCTACGCTTTGGTTCATTTTAGTTAAACCTAAAGCCTGCATTGTTCTTTTTTGGCGTTCGCTTCTGTCGATAATGCTTTTTACCTGGGTTATTTTGATCTTAGCCATAATATTATCCGTTAAAAACTTTATTTAAATCAACACCACGTTGCTGTGCAACTGTGTAAGCATCACGCATTTTAGTTAAAGCATCTACAGTTGCTTTTACCACGTTGTGAGGATTTGATGAACCTTTAGACTTTGCCAGTACGTTATGTACACCAGCACTCTCTAATACAGCACGCATCGCACCACCTGCAATTACACCCGTACCTACTGCAGCTGGCTTGATTAACACAAAACCACCTGAGAATTTACCGATTTGCTCATGAGGAACAGTACCGTTTAATAGAGGAACTTTTACCAAATTCTTTTTTGCGTCATCAACGCCTTTAGCAATTGCTTCTGTTACCTCTTTCGCTTTACCTAATCCGTAACCAACGATTCCGTTTTCATCTCCAACAACCACGATGGCTGAGAAGCTGAACGTACGACCACCTTTAGTTACTTTGGCAACACGTTGTATGCTAACTAAACGATCTTTTAATTCGATCTCGCTAGTCTTAACTCTTTTTATATTGATAGTTGACATTCTTATCTAATTTTCAGATTAAAATTCTAAACCAGCTTCGCGGGCACCTTCTGCCAACGATTTAACGCGACCATGATACAAATAGCCATTTCTATCGAAAACTACTTGTTTAATACCTGCCGCGATTGCTTTTTCAGCTACTAATTTACCTACAGCTACTGATTGCTCAGATTTATTGCCTGTACCTGAAAAATCTTTAGATAAAGATGAAGCTGATACAATTGTATTACCGGTTACGTCGTTAATAATTTGAGCATAAATCCCTTTATTGCTTCTATAAACCGATAAACGTGGACGGCTTTCAGAACCTGCTAATTTTTTTCTGATGCCTTTTTTTATACGATCTCTACGAGATAATTTTTTCCCTGCCATGATGATTATTTTTTAGAAGCTGATTTACCTGCTTTTCTTCTTAACACTTCTCCAACAAACTTGATACCTTTACCTTTGTATGGTTCTGGTGCACGTAACGAACGGATTTTCGCTGCTACTTGTCCTATCAATTGTTTGTCAATACTTTCTAAAATGATTTTAGGAGTCTGACCTTTTTCCGAGGTTGTAGTCACCTTAATTTCTTCCGGTAATTGGAAAACATAGTGGTGAGAATAACCTAAAACAAGATCCAAAGTATTTCCCTGGTTAGTAGCGCGGTAACCCACACCTACTAATTCTTGTTCAACTTTATAACCTTCTGTTACACCAACAACCATATTATTGATCAAAGCACGGTATAAGCCGTGTAATGCTTTGTGTCTTTTTTGTTCTGATGGACGTTGTACGGTTAATACGCCGTCTTCCTGACTAACAGTGATATCTGAATCTACTGCTTGAGTTAATTCTCCTTTAGGTCCTTTAACAGTTACAACATTATCCTTAGATACAGTAACAGTAACACCTGCAGGTACATTAATTGGGGCTTTTCCTACTCTTGACATTTTGCTATCCTCCTTTAATTAATAAACGTGACACAAAACTTCGCCACCAATGTTTAGTTTCGCAGCTTCTTTATCAGTCATAACACCCTTAGATGTAGATAAAATTGCGATACCTAAACCATTTAATACTCTTGGCATATTCTCTACGCCGGCATATTGCCTTAAACCTGGTTTGCTAATACGTGTTAACGTGCGGATTGCAGGGATTTTAGTGATAGCATTGTATTTTAACGCTATTTTAATAATACCCTGAGTTGTAGTATCCTCAAATTTGTAGTTAGCAATGTAACCTTTGTCAAAAAGTACTTTAGTGATTTCCTTTTTCAGGTTTGATGCAGGAATCTCTACAATTCTGTGATTTGCCTTGATGGCATTTCTTACCCTTGTAAGATAATCTGCTATTGGATCTGTATTCATTTTTATATAATTGTGATAGTGGTTTCCTTTCCGACCCATTCGGAACGACCTGCCATCGGTTAATTTTTTATTTACGCATTAGGGACTTAAACCCTAAACATAAGTAAGCTGGTAATTACCAGCTTGCTTTTCTTACTCCAGGAATCTTTCCTGCTAAAGCCATATCGCGGAACAATACCCTTGATATACCGAAAGTACGCATATATCCACGAGGACGACCTGTTAACTTGCAACGGTTGTGCAAACGTACAGCCGATGAGTTTTTTGGTAACTTATCTAATCCTTCGTAATCACCTGCAGCTTTAAGTTCTGCACGTTTCTCAGCATACTTAGCAACCAATCTTTGGCGCTTAATTTCGCGAGCTTTTACACCTTCTTTTGCCATTATTGCTCTGTTTTTTGGTTTTTAAATGGTAATCCAAATTGCTTTAAAAGTTCCAATGCTTCAACATCAGTAGTAGCAGAGGTTACAAAGGTAATATCCATACCCAAAATCTTATTGATTTTATCGATGTTGATCTCAGGGAAGATGATCTGCTCAGTCACACCTAAAGTGTAATTTCCTTTTCCATCAAAACCTTTATCGTTAATACCTTTGAAATCACGGATACGTGGCAAAGCTACGGAAATTAAACGATCTAAAAACTCATACATGTTATTGTCACGTAAAGTTACACGTACACCTACCGGCATACCTTTACGCAATTTAAAGTTTGATATATCTTTTTTAGATTTCGCTCCAACTGCTTGCTGACCAGCGATTGTAGTCATCTCTAAAATAGAGCTGTCCATAATCTTTTTGTCAGTTACAGAGAAACGACCAACCCCTTGGTTGATAGAGATTTTCTCCAACTTAGGAACCTGCATAACGCTTTTGTAATTGAACTTATCTTTAAGTGCAGTTACAATTTCCTCTTTATATTTACTTTTTAATCTTGGTACGTAAGCCATTATTTGATCTCCTCTCCTGATTTTTTAGATACCCTAACTAATTTCCCATCAGCATTAAGCTTTCTGCCAACGCGCGTAGTTGCACCTGTTTTAGGATCAATCAGCGCTACGTTAGAAATATGAAGAGCAGCTTCTTTTTTAATGATACCACCATTAGGGGTAGCAGCATTTGGTTTTGTATGTTTTGATACAAGGTTAACACCTTCTACAAGTACCCTGCTTTTAGAAATTAATACTGAAAGCACAGTACCTTGTTGGCCCTTTGAATCGCCTGCTATAACCTTTACTAAATCTCCTTTACGGATTTTTACTTTTGGTGTAGTTACTTTATTTTTCATTTTATAATACCTCCGGTGCTAATGATACAATTTTCATGAATTGTTTTTCACGCAGTTCTCTTGCTACCGGGCCAAAAATACGTGTACCGCGTGGCTCATCTTGTGCATTTAATAATACTGCTGCATTGTCGTCGAAACGGATGTAAGAACCATCTTTACGTCTAATCTCTTTCTTAGTTCTTACAACAACTGCTTTAGAAACTGTTCCTTTCTTGATGTTTCCAGAAGGTAATGCACTTTTAACGGTAACAACGATTTTGTCACCAATAGAAGCATATCTCTTTCCAGTACCACCAAGTACACGGATAACCAATACTTCTTTTGCGCCGCTATTATCGGCTACGTTTAATCTTGATTCCTGTTGTACCATGTTATTTAGCCCTTTCTAAAATTTCCACTAATCTCCAGTTCTTGTTTTTACTCAGCGGACGAGTCTCCATGATCAGTACTGTATCACCAATACCGCAATCGTTTTTCTCGTCATGAGCCATAAATTTGGTAGTTTTCTTAACAAACTTACCATAGATCGGGTGTTTCACTTTACGTTCTACCGCTACAACAATAGACTTATCCATCTTGTTGCTTACCACCAACCCGGTTCTTGTTTTTCTTAATTGTCTTTCCATTTCGACTCTAAAGTTATTTAGTTTCAGTAGCAGACTGAGCTTTACGCTTAGTCACTTCAGTATTTAATCGGGCAATATTTCTCCTAACCTTGCTAATGCGGCTTGGGTTCTCTATAGCCGAAATTGTATGCGCAAACTTTAACTTTACTAAGTTTTCTGTCTCTTCTGCAATCCTGGCTACTAGCTCTTCTTGTGAAAGCCCTGTAATTTCTGAGTTCTTCATTTTATTAATTTTTATTTTGCGGGTCCAGAGGTTGTAATAACAAGTTACTTACAACATTCAACCCTACACTAATTATGCTTCTACGTAATCTCTACGTACTACAAATTTTGTTTGGATCGGTAATTTCTGAGCGGCTAAACGCATAGCTTCTTTAGCAACTTCTAAAGGAACTCCTTCTGCTTCGAAAATGATGCGTCCAGGTCTAACTACGGCTACCCAGTATTCAGGAGCACCTTTACCTTTACCCATACGTACCTCAGCTGGTTTTTTAGTTACCGGTTTGTCCGGGAATATTCTAATCCATACCTGGCCTTCACGTTTCATGAAACGAGTTACGGCGATACGGGCGGCCTCTATCTGGCGACTGGTAATCCAGGTCGACTCTAGAGATTTGATCCCGAAAGATCCGAATGACAATTCAGCACCACGAGTTGCTAAACCTTTCATTCTGCCCTTTTGCATCTTTCTGAACTTCGTTCTTTTTGGCTGTAACATTTTATTCTAATATTATCGTTAAACGATCTGTTAACTAATTATTTACGAGGACCTCTGTTTTGAGAATTTCCACCTCTATTATCTCTTCCTGCACCAGGACCGCCTTGACCAGGGCCTCTTCCGCCACGATTACCACCACGGTTATCGTTTCTTCTGTCGCCACCGCCACGGTTATCTCTGTCTCTGCCACCAAAAGCACCTTCTGGTCTGCCACCTTTGCCTGGAGCATTGCTCGTTGCGCCGATGTTTGGAGAAAGGTCACGTTTACCGTAAACTTCACCTTTACAGATCCATACTTTAACACCTATTTTACCATAAGTAGTCAAAGCCTCTGCCAATGCATAGTCAATGTCTGCACGGAAAGTATGCAAAGGAATTCTTCCTTCTTTATACTGTTCGCTACGAGCCATCTCAGCACCACCTAAACGACCAGAGGTCATAATTTTGATACCTTCAGCACCCATACGCATAGTTGATGCGATTGTAGATTTCATTGCTCTACGGAATGAGATCCTTGCTTCTAATTGTTTTGCAACACCTTCTGCTACTAATTGTGCATCAAGTTCAGGGCGTTTAATCTCAAAAATGTTGATTTGAATTTCCTTTTTAGTCAATTTCTTCAACTCTTCTTTGATTTTGTCAACTTCCTGACCTGCTTTACCAATCACAATACCCGGACGAGCTGTGTGAATTGTTACCGTAATACGTTTTAACGTACGCTCGATAACCACTTTAGCTACACCGCCTTTTGCGATACGTGCAGAAAGGTATTTTCTTATTTTTTCGTCCTCAACTAATTTATCAGCATAGTTGTTGCCACCGAACCAGTTAGAATCCCAACCTTTGATGATTCCTAACCTGTTACCTATTGGATGTGCTTTTTGTCCCATTTCTGTTAATTAGTTTGAGTTTCAACGTTTTTACTATCTACTACCAAAGTTACATGGTTTGAACGCTTACGTATTCTGTAACCACGTCCTTGAGGAGCTGGTCTTAATCTTTTTAACTGACGACCACCGCCTACCATTATCGTTTTCACGTATAACTGGCTTTCTTCAGGGCGAGAACCTTCATTTTTCGTCTCCCAGTTTTTGATAGCTGATAATAATAGTTTCTCAACTCTTACTGCCGCATCTTTATTGGTAAACTTTAAAATATGTAAAGCTTTCTCAACACGCTCACCTCTGATAAGATCTACAACCAAACGCATTTTACGTGGTGAGGTTGGACAATTGTTTAATTTCGCTACTGCTTCCATCTCTTAATTATTTTTTCTTTTCAGAGTGACCCCTAAATGTTCTGGTTGGAGCAAACTCTCCCAGCTTGTGACCAACCATGTTTTCTGTTACGTATACCGGTATAAATTTGTTACCGTTGTGTACTGCAAATGTATGACCCACAAAATCTGGTGAGATCATTGATCTGCGAGACCAAGTTTTAATGACAGACTTTTTGCCTGAATCATTCATAGAGACTACTTTCTTCTCTACGTTATGGTCAATATAAGGTCCTTTTTTAATCGAACGAGCCATTATTTCTTCCTTTTCTCTATGATGAAACGATTTGAGTATTTTTTAAGTTGACGGGTTTTATATCCTTTAGCATAAACACCGTTCCTTGACCGAGGCTGACCTCCTGATGAGCGACCCTCACCACCACCCATAGGGTGATCTACCGGGTTCATCGCTACCGGACGTGTTCTCGGACGACGGCCTAACCAACGGCTACGACCAGCTTTACCTAACACCTCATTTGCATGATCTGAATTGGAAACAGCTCCGATTGTTGCTAAACAAGTAACTAAGATTGATCTTACTTCACCTGAAGGCATTTTCAATGTTGCATATTTACCATCACGAGCAGCCAACTGTGCGTAAGCACCAGCGCTACGCGCCAACTGAGCACCACGACCTGGATGAATCTCCACGTTGTGAATAATAGATCCCAAAGGAATATTGCTCAATTTCAATGTATTTCCCACTTCTGGAGTTGCAGTATCGCCCGACACTACTTTTTGCCCAACTTGCAATCCTTCCGGTGCAATAATATAACGCTTCTCGCCATCTGCATAATGTAACAATGCAATACGCGCGGTACGGTTTGGATCGTACTCAACAGTAGCTACTGTTGCAGGAATATCAAATTTCTCACGTTTAAAATCAATTAAACGATAAGACTTTTTGTGACCACCACCGATATAGCGCATAGTCATCTTTCCTGTATTGTTACGTCCTCCCGATTTCTTAGAAGATACAACCAATGATTTTTCGGGCTTGGTTGCTGTAATCTCCGTAAAACTGGCACCTACTCTAAAGCGGGTTCCCGGAGTAACTGGTTTAAATTTTCTTAAGCCCATAGTTTATAAATAATTCAATTCTTATTAAATATTCGAGTAATAATCAATCGTCTCTCCTGCTGCCAGGGTTACAATCGCTTTCTTGTATTTCGGGCTACGTCCCGTAACTAATCCACCTTTAGTGTTTCTGGACTTAACTTTACCACTTACAACCATTGTATTAATGGCCAAAATGCTAACGCCGTACATTTTCTCTATGGCTTGCTTAATCTGCAATTTATTTGCTTTGTGTTCTACTTTAAAAGTAAAGCGGTTAGACTTCTCTGTTAATGCAGAAGCTTTTTCTGTTAATATTGGTTTCTTTAAAAATTCCATATTACTTGGCAAATGCCTCCTCCAATGTTTTAACAGAATCTGCAGTTAACAAAAGCTTGCCACAGTTTAATACATCATAAGTATTTAACTGATCTGCAGTAATCACTTTCACTTTCTGAATGTTTCTGCTTGATAAATAGATATTGTTATTTTGTGAAGGTAAAACCAACAATGTCTTTTCGTTAGCCAGATTTAATGCACTAACCAAATTGATATAGTTTTTAGTTTTGATCGTATCAAAAGTAAAATCTTCTAAAACCACAACATTATTGTCTTGTGCTTTATAAGATAAAGCAGACTTACGTGCTAATGATTTTAATTTTTTGTTCAATTTGAAGCTATAGTCACGTGGCTGAGGACCGAATACACGACCACCACCATTGAACAATGGAGATTTAATACTTCCGGCGCGAGCACCACCAGTACCTTTTTGTTTATATAATTTACGGGTTGAACCAGCAATCTCATTACGTTGTTTAGACTTGTGCGTTCCCTGACGTTGGTTAGCCAGATACTGCTTAACATCTAAATAAATTGCGTGGTCAACAGGCGTTATGCCAAATACCGACTCAGGAAGTTGCACCTTGGCACCTGTCTCTTTTCCTGAAATGTTTAATACTTTAACTTCCATCTGCTTACTTATCTAAGATTACGTAAGAACCCTTAGCTCCTGGTACGGAACCACTAACTACAACCAGATTTTGATCAGCATAAACTTTCAAAACCTGTAAGTTTTGAATCTTTACTCTGTCTCCACCCATTCTACCCGCCATACGCATACCTTTAAATACACGAGAAGGATACGAAGCAGCACCCAACGAACCCGGAGCACGCATCCTGTTGTGCTGTCCGTGAGTCTGTCCACCAACACCACCGAAACCATGACGTTTTACAACACCCTGGAAACCTTTACCTTTTGACGTACCAACCACATCCACAAAATCTCCTTCGTTAAAAATGCTAACCGTAACAGTATCGCCTAAATTAAGCGACTCTTCAAACGGATCAAATTCAACCAATTTACGTTTTGGGGTGGTGTTTGCTTTCGCAAAGTGGCCTTT
Encoded proteins:
- the rplB gene encoding 50S ribosomal protein L2, with the translated sequence MGLRKFKPVTPGTRFRVGASFTEITATKPEKSLVVSSKKSGGRNNTGKMTMRYIGGGHKKSYRLIDFKREKFDIPATVATVEYDPNRTARIALLHYADGEKRYIIAPEGLQVGQKVVSGDTATPEVGNTLKLSNIPLGSIIHNVEIHPGRGAQLARSAGAYAQLAARDGKYATLKMPSGEVRSILVTCLATIGAVSNSDHANEVLGKAGRSRWLGRRPRTRPVAMNPVDHPMGGGEGRSSGGQPRSRNGVYAKGYKTRQLKKYSNRFIIEKRKK
- the rplW gene encoding 50S ribosomal protein L23, whose product is MEFLKKPILTEKASALTEKSNRFTFKVEHKANKLQIKQAIEKMYGVSILAINTMVVSGKVKSRNTKGGLVTGRSPKYKKAIVTLAAGETIDYYSNI
- the rplD gene encoding 50S ribosomal protein L4 — protein: MEVKVLNISGKETGAKVQLPESVFGITPVDHAIYLDVKQYLANQRQGTHKSKQRNEIAGSTRKLYKQKGTGGARAGSIKSPLFNGGGRVFGPQPRDYSFKLNKKLKSLARKSALSYKAQDNNVVVLEDFTFDTIKTKNYINLVSALNLANEKTLLVLPSQNNNIYLSSRNIQKVKVITADQLNTYDVLNCGKLLLTADSVKTLEEAFAK
- the rplC gene encoding 50S ribosomal protein L3, whose product is MSGIIGKKVGMTSIFDADGKNIPCTVIEAGPCVVTQVKTAEKDGYVSVQLGFDEAKEKNTTMPLKGHFAKANTTPKRKLVEFDPFEESLNLGDTVTVSIFNEGDFVDVVGTSKGKGFQGVVKRHGFGGVGGQTHGQHNRMRAPGSLGAASYPSRVFKGMRMAGRMGGDRVKIQNLQVLKVYADQNLVVVSGSVPGAKGSYVILDK